Within Topomyia yanbarensis strain Yona2022 chromosome 2, ASM3024719v1, whole genome shotgun sequence, the genomic segment GTGTTATTCTATTTTATTGCTTTGCCTGATTGCATTCTTTATTCGTGATCTTAGTTGGGTTTTATCTTGATCCGTGTAACATTTTCGTTAAGGCGTGGACGGCCAGGTTTTTCTCTTTAAATTATTGTGAAATTTCGATAATTATTAATCGGATGCGTTGGTTTGGGTAGCCATTTTGTGCAAACGAAAGAAAATTTGCAGGATAAACAACAGCAATCGAAACGCGACAAGCGAGGCCGGTTTCATAACCGAAGCGCACCACCACAATGCTAATCCAGTTTTATTTAACTGCATAGCGCAAGCTTCATAGCTAAATGGCACTACCACATTGCTAGTCCAGTCCTCATTCGGACTGAAGAGCGAGAAGCGAGACCGGTTTTAACCGAAGCGCACCACCACTATGCTAGTCCAGTTTTATTTAACTGTAGAGCACAACCTTCATAACTAAATGGCGCAACTACGTTGCTAGTCCAGTCCTTATTCGGACTGAAGAGCGAGAAGCGAGGCCAGTTTTAACCGAAGCACACTACTACTATGCTAGGCCAGTTTTTTTTTACCTGTAGAGCGATATCTGAGACCGGCGCCCCTAGCCGTAGCGCACAAGAGCGAATCCGTTTATAGCCGAAGCACAACTACACGCATGCTTAACTGGGCGAGGTGGATTAGAAAAAGTAAACGAAAACTACCGCACAGTTTCACTAGAATGAAATATGAAGCTCATCTGTGTGCTGAGAGACACACTTAAAATGCGATGAAAGCGTTCtttgaggaaaaaaaaatcatttagattgttttgtacaTAGCAACGAAAGTACGCTGCAGTTGCAGGCTGTTTGATTCGCGTAGTGGAAATTCGAGCGACAAATCAAATTCTAATTTTGCAGTACTTATTCGACCACGCAGTTTCAAACTGTAAGTTAATTAAAGTTCTTGAAGGTTCTAAAGGGAATATAATTAATAATAGTGTCgaattcaaaagaaaaatatattcttTCGTAAACcgcctgaagaaaaaaaaacgcgttttaataaaaaaaaaaacgtttgcaCTTGTTTGTTCACAGATCAGTATGGATGAGATAAACCGTAACTTACTACCCGTATTCAACCACAGTGTTGATGCACAAGACTTGCGTCGCGAATGGGAGGaatggcacagagcattcgaGTTAATGTTGGAGCTCAAAAATGTGGAGTCCCAGCACCGTAAATTGGTACTGTTGCTAACGTGTGGAGGCAGAGATCTTCAGCGTATTTTCTACAATCTTCGACCAACACCAGATGAAATTTATCCAGAGGCAGTGAAAGTCCCGCTGGCTCCGATTGAAGTGCCGGAATACCATAACGCAGTTAAAAGGTTGAGCAAGTTCTTCATCGGAAAGCGGAACGAACGTGTGGAACTCGAGTTGTTTCGTTCGCTAAAGCAAGATTGTGATGAGTCATTTAATCAATTCATCTTGCGATTGCGCGCTCAAGCCGCGCGATGTGAATTCCTGGAGCGAGAGGAGAAAGAACTATTGCAGCAGGTCACAATGGGAGCCCGCGACGAGCGAGTGCGAGACAAGGGGCTCGAAGACGTAATGGGTCTTGACGATCTCATTAATTACGCTATCAACAGAGAAGTTCTACTCAAGCAAAAAGCTAAAAATAAGCCATTTAACGAATCGTCGTCATCCATTGTTGGAGCACTAAGAGAGAAGAAACCTTCACCTACTTCGTATGGGAAACAAGCACCCAATAGAATCGGCGTAAGGCGTCAACACGAGACGTATCACCGCAGTATCGAATGCAACAGATGCGGATCACGACGACATAGGAGTGAGGCAGATTGCTATGCCCGAAAAGCTCGGTGCAACACATGCGGAaaaattggacatttttcaagaaaatgTAAGAGCGGTAGCAACATTCAAATACGCAATGCACGATACAGTCGCAATCGTACACCGATGGAAACGAATACACTTCAAAATTCGCCCACATGGAAGGAAGAATTACCAAATCGACCTAAGTTAGATGATATTGCCGAGGTACAGTAATCtgaaattttttgttcattgtttttttttatctttctccgaattattatttttttttttacgttGGGTAATATTTGAGGGTTTGTAGAATCCTAAAGAAATAAATGAATTTTGTTTGAAGTCGATAAACAAAGaaacgttttgttttttttcttccttaCATTGGATAGGTTAACGTACATGTTCCGAATGATGGTACGATCACTTGCAAGATCGACACGCTCCCTGTAGTATTTTTGATCGACTCCGGTGCAGCCATCAATACAGTGACAGAAAGCATTTGGAATGAGCTTATAGACAGTAAAGCTATTATTCATAAGAAAAAATTCCAATGCGACCGACAGTTTACGGCATATGCTAGTAATAGACCACTACGTGTCATGGCGCTGTTTGAAGGATGGATTTCAGTGAGTGACGATAAACCAAAAAATTATGCTGAATTCTTCGTGATAGAAGGAGCCAGTAAGTCCTTACTAAGCAAAGCGACAGCTGAGGAACTGAAGGTATTGAAAGTAGGCCTCGAAGTTCAGAATGTTGAAGTTAGTCAGCCTTTTCCGAAGTTTCCAAACATGCAGGTCAAATTATCAATTGACAAGACGATCACTCCAAGAAAGCTTGCGTATTTGAGAGTTCCCGAGCCTATGAAAGAAAAGGTagacaaaaaaattgttgaaatgcTGAGTAATGACATTATTGAACGGGCTGTTGGTCCTCCGGATTGGATCTCCCCTATGGTCGTCGTTCCAAAGGGTAGAGACGACATACGCCTGTGCATCAATATGAAATTCCCTAATGAAGCAATTCAGCGGGAGCATTATCCGTTACCAGTCATCGAAACTTTTCTGAACAAGTTGAGAGGGGCAACCTGGTTTTCTAAATTAGACATAACCTCTGCCTTTCATCACATAGAATTGCATCCTGATTCACGAGGCATTACCACATTTATGACTGACAGAGGGCTTATGCGCTTCAAAAGGTTGATGTTCGGGATAAATTGTGCCCCGGAGATTTTCCAGAGAATAATGACGGAAATGCTAGCAGGTATAGATGGTGTCATTGTGTACCTAGATGACATTGTTGTAGCAGGCCAAACACGAGAGGATCATGATTTGCGATTGAAGCAGGTGCTGAGTGTGTTAAAAGAAAATAATGCAAAATTAAACACCAGCAAATGCCTGATTGGAGTGAATGAATTGGAAATTTTGGGGTTCAAAGTAAGCGCTACGGGAATAAGCCCATCGGACGATAAAGTGTTGGCCATCAGAAATTTCCGAAAGCCAGAAACTAAAGAACAAGTGAGGAGTTTCTTAGGTCTAGTTAATTTTGTTGGTCACTTTATTCCTATGTTGTCAACGAGAACTGAACCACTTCGTCAATTCATTCGAGGTGATGTGGCGACATTCGGAAAAGAACAGAAGGATGCGTTTGATGATCTACGAGAAGAGCTATCTAAAAATGTCAGGAAGCTAGGATTCTTCGATCCGAAAGATACTACACAACTCTTTGTAGATGCTTCACCGGTCGGCTTGGGCGCGGTTCTAGTTCAGAGAGATACTTCAGAGATCCCGAGAATAGTGAGTTTCGCTTCAAAGGGCTTAACAGCATCGGAAAGAGTATACCCACAAACGCAACGAGAGGCGCTGGCCGTTGTCTGGGCAGTAGAACGGTTCTACTTGTACCTTTTTGGCATCAAGTTTACCATCTTCACGGACCATAAAACATTGGAATATATATACGGCGGGAACCATCGGGAAAGCAAACGTGCCTGTACGCGAGCTGAAGGTTGGGCTCTTCGTCTTCAACCTTACGACTTCGAGATTAAGCATATTCCGGGTTCAACCAACATCTCCGATATCCTGTCTCGATTGTGCTGCCAAGAAGATAAGCCTTTTGATGACAACGCTGAACACTATCTCTGCGCTATCGGAGAAGGACCAGTGGCCATAACTCTTGACGCAATTCGGCAAGCGACAAAACAGGACGAGATTCTGGAGGCCGTTTCGCAATCACTCGAGACTGATGAATGGCAGACTCAGTTGATTCATTATCAGGCATTTAAAAAAGAACTGGGAAACGTAGGTGGCATAATCGTTCGAGACGATCGAATAGTACTCCCTACAATACTGAGACATAGGGCTCTAGACATCGCTCACCGTGGACACCCCGGAGTAGTCACCATGCGGAGATACCTCAGGGAGAAGGTTTGGTGGCCATACATGGACCGAGATATTGTTGAGAAAATCCAAGAATGTGCTGGTTGTGCATCGGTAAGCTCTCAAGGACCTCCAGAGCCAATGCATCGAAAGGAGATGCCGGAAAGAGCATGGCAAGACATCGCAATTGATTTCTTTTCGGCAAAAGAATGCGCTACCTTTCTTGTCGTGGTTGACTACTTTAGTCGATTTATTAAGGTAATAGAAATGAAAACCACAACCGCGGCCAAAACAATAGAGGCCTTGGAGAAAGTATTTGAGGAACAAACGTACCCGGAAACCATACGAAGTGACAATGGCCCACCATTTGCAAGCGAAGAGTTCTCTAAATATTGCACATCAAAAAATATTCGATTGGTGCGAACCATCCCATACTGGCCTCAAATGAACGGGCTGGTAGAGCGCCAGAATCAAGGGATACTCAGAGCACTGCGTATAGCGAAAGCCACGAACTCAGACTGGAGGAAGGCTGTGAAAAACTATGTCCACATGTATAACACATCCCCGAATTCGATGACCGGAAAAGCGCCTATGGAATTGATGACAGGTCGCCCGGTGAAAGATCTTTTGCCCTCGCTGAGGACCGACCCAAGCTGGGGTTGTGAAGACGGAGTTCGAGAAAGCGATGCAATCAAGAAATTGAAAGGCAAAATTGATGCTGATCAACGTCGACACGCAGTAGCTTCGGATATAAAAGTAGGAGATATTGTTCTTCTTCGAAATTACGATTCGGGAAAACTGGAACCTAAATTTACATTGAAAAGGTTCACAGTTGTGGAAAGAAAAGGAAACGACACCATCGTTGTGAACGAAGAAGGCTTATCCCTCCGTCGATGTGTTACACACTTGAAAAAGTTGCCATTACAAGGCGAACCCAAGGAGGCACTAACCACTGACAACCCGTTAGAACCAACTTCGACACCAACACTGTCTAATTCTAATACACCTTTACAATCCCCTACAGGTATTATCCACTATCCGGAACCAGTTCAAAGTATACTTCACATCTATATTCTTATTACTTCTTCGAATCTACTACAGGTACAAACCATCATCAGAAGGATCTGTCAGCTGATAGCACACCACTCAAGCTCCATGAATATAAGCGCAAGTCCTCCATCGATAAGCAAGAAGAGTCTGTGAAACGACCCGCTCGCATACGGAGGATACCACGTCGATACGTAGAACATTGATCAACCTGAGACtcacatgtaattttttttgtatccTTCCTTTTAAAGATCAGTTCCTTATCTCGGAGTAGGACAGGGATGTAGAGAAGTACGGGAGAGGTATTTGAAAGTAGCTGAGAGAAATAGGTATATAGAGAGTAACTTGGGCGAGAGGTGAGTCGAGGTCGCTATTACGAGTTAGTTAGAAACGAACTGTGAAACCGATCGGTCGAATAAATTACTCTGCAACGACTAAACAACCGAGTGTTTAAAATACCGAAAGAAATACCGCGTTTGAGGATTCTACATCTAGAATTCTTTTTTTAGTGATTAGTAGGGTTATAGCAATGAGCCTGCAGCTgtaaatgttttgttttcatgTAGAATACATCTTACCTTTCCGTAGAGTGGTGAGCCGTTCCAACATTCCAACAGAAGTGTAGTGTTAGAAAATGAATATTAGTGGCTCCCGTTgtaatgaacgaaataaataattTCAAGCACTTTTTGACAAGAAATTGTTATATCAGTCTTGCATTCAACATTAAAGTGTGCAATAATAAAAGATAAATTAGTTTAGAATTATAGCTAACACATACGAATGCAAAATGTAGGCATatagcattttcgtttttacaCAGTGCTACATCTGTGTAGTGTACAAAAACAAACATATTCAATGAATATTATTCATTGTACCAAAGTTTGAATGAATGTATCATCGACTACACTGGTGATGACCAacgtcaaaaacgaaaatgccattagaAATCACCGTAGCCCAGTTTAGTAAACAGCAGACAGGTGCGTAGACGACTACTGATTGGGCCATAGCCAcagtccaactaacgaatttgattcgctagttggaccgactgataaatgttaaaaactctccaaagaagacgttagtagtgtaaaagaatgataaatagattgtcaaagcaaatttgacatgagattttggcgatgctttttagttggaaaatgacccaactagcggaggtcctgTAGTCGACTACAGCTTTCCTGTCcattctggaaccggttcggaatcctAAATGGATTCATCATGAATTCTAGCTCAAATGAAACAATCAATTCCAAAACCTAATGAGCTGGAATCAGTTGTTGCAATCTAGCAAGTATTTTAGCTaaatccttttagtattcctgAGCAATTCCAGAATAGTTTTGACTAGGTGTATGGATGTAATCCCATTGAGAAACCcgaaaaaatgttacaaaatcGTCCAATACGTGTCCAACGATTGACTCTGTTAAACGGTTTGTTGGACATATTCTAACGTttgtccaacgaacgtccttcattggacgattttgaaatattctcaTAAACTGTCTACTGTCAAATAG encodes:
- the LOC131679549 gene encoding uncharacterized protein K02A2.6-like — translated: MDEINRNLLPVFNHSVDAQDLRREWEEWHRAFELMLELKNVESQHRKLVLLLTCGGRDLQRIFYNLRPTPDEIYPEAVKVPLAPIEVPEYHNAVKRLSKFFIGKRNERVELELFRSLKQDCDESFNQFILRLRAQAARCEFLEREEKELLQQVTMGARDERVRDKGLEDVMGLDDLINYAINREVLLKQKAKNKPFNESSSSIVGALREKKPSPTSYGKQAPNRIGVRRQHETYHRSIECNRCGSRRHRSEADCYARKARCNTCGKIGHFSRKCKSGSNIQIRNARYSRNRTPMETNTLQNSPTWKEELPNRPKLDDIAEVNVHVPNDGTITCKIDTLPVVFLIDSGAAINTVTESIWNELIDSKAIIHKKKFQCDRQFTAYASNRPLRVMALFEGWISVSDDKPKNYAEFFVIEGASKSLLSKATAEELKVLKVGLEVQNVEVSQPFPKFPNMQVKLSIDKTITPRKLAYLRVPEPMKEKVDKKIVEMLSNDIIERAVGPPDWISPMVVVPKGRDDIRLCINMKFPNEAIQREHYPLPVIETFLNKLRGATWFSKLDITSAFHHIELHPDSRGITTFMTDRGLMRFKRLMFGINCAPEIFQRIMTEMLAGIDGVIVYLDDIVVAGQTREDHDLRLKQVLSVLKENNAKLNTSKCLIGVNELEILGFKVSATGISPSDDKVLAIRNFRKPETKEQVRSFLGLVNFVGHFIPMLSTRTEPLRQFIRGDVATFGKEQKDAFDDLREELSKNVRKLGFFDPKDTTQLFVDASPVGLGAVLVQRDTSEIPRIVSFASKGLTASERVYPQTQREALAVVWAVERFYLYLFGIKFTIFTDHKTLEYIYGGNHRESKRACTRAEGWALRLQPYDFEIKHIPGSTNISDILSRLCCQEDKPFDDNAEHYLCAIGEGPVAITLDAIRQATKQDEILEAVSQSLETDEWQTQLIHYQAFKKELGNVGGIIVRDDRIVLPTILRHRALDIAHRGHPGVVTMRRYLREKVWWPYMDRDIVEKIQECAGCASVSSQGPPEPMHRKEMPERAWQDIAIDFFSAKECATFLVVVDYFSRFIKVIEMKTTTAAKTIEALEKVFEEQTYPETIRSDNGPPFASEEFSKYCTSKNIRLVRTIPYWPQMNGLVERQNQGILRALRIAKATNSDWRKAVKNYVHMYNTSPNSMTGKAPMELMTGRPVKDLLPSLRTDPSWGCEDGVRESDAIKKLKGKIDADQRRHAVASDIKVGDIVLLRNYDSGKLEPKFTLKRFTVVERKGNDTIVVNEEGLSLRRCVTHLKKLPLQGEPKEALTTDNPLEPTSTPTLSNSNTPLQSPTGTNHHQKDLSADSTPLKLHEYKRKSSIDKQEESVKRPARIRRIPRRYVEH